The following proteins are encoded in a genomic region of Streptomyces collinus Tu 365:
- a CDS encoding glycogen debranching N-terminal domain-containing protein — translation MSDLPPTHTTLICVALPGLAISGEHGQLTGRGLEGFYRGGRRLLARCQVRVAGREPLLVQARMTASDRARLVGTLRVTPDSGPDPDVIVERIRGADGTERITLHNATLRPLRLPVEVALGTDLADIGAIASGRSGPELPATVHDSGLRWTSADGGACVTAHPSPADALASAGLLRWELDLPPGATTAVELRVRPDGTGPLRTVGRTATSPLAPARASGDDPRLAALLRTAVDDLHALLLRDPGHPCDTYLAAGAPWRCGMAPAEALAAARMTLPLGTRLAAGTLRALARTQLTGPGTRQGLIPGPRRDAGAFLPPACTGTEATLLFPVLLAEARRWGLAERETSELLPAAERCLAWLRTTVGDGTYLPDPPQGGPIRCETQAHAHRAAVLGADLLDAHGRPGGTELRQWAETARRAFRTDFWIEDRSGGRPTTALAPGGRPLPHLGSTTVHLLDTGLLGGGRYAPGLLDHAQTQQLARLLGSPAMDAGWGLRGLGAKEAGHNPFGHRTGAVRVHETALAVAGLAAAGYEKEAANLLSGLVDAAEHFGHRLPEMFAGEQRSAGSAPLPHPAACRPAATAAASAILLLTTLAGIRPDAPARTVTLRPVRSAPLGEIGLTGLRVAEAPFAVRVSRLGLAMVEEAADDLQLGV, via the coding sequence GTGTCCGACCTTCCGCCCACGCACACCACCCTGATCTGCGTCGCCCTGCCGGGCCTCGCCATCTCGGGCGAACACGGGCAGCTGACGGGCCGGGGACTCGAAGGGTTCTACCGGGGCGGCCGACGCCTGCTCGCGCGATGCCAGGTCCGCGTCGCCGGACGCGAACCACTCCTGGTCCAGGCGCGGATGACCGCTTCCGACCGCGCCCGCCTCGTCGGCACCCTGCGGGTCACCCCGGACTCGGGTCCCGACCCCGACGTCATCGTCGAGCGGATCCGCGGCGCCGACGGAACCGAGCGCATCACGCTGCACAACGCCACCCTGCGCCCCCTGCGCCTCCCCGTCGAGGTCGCCCTCGGCACCGACCTGGCGGACATCGGGGCCATCGCCTCGGGCAGATCCGGTCCCGAACTGCCCGCCACCGTTCACGACTCGGGCCTGCGCTGGACGTCGGCCGACGGCGGAGCCTGCGTCACCGCCCACCCGTCGCCCGCCGACGCCCTCGCCTCCGCCGGCCTGCTGCGCTGGGAACTGGACCTGCCGCCCGGCGCGACGACGGCCGTGGAACTCCGCGTGCGCCCGGACGGCACCGGACCGCTTCGCACCGTGGGCCGGACCGCGACGAGTCCCCTCGCACCTGCCCGGGCGAGCGGCGACGACCCGCGGCTGGCCGCCCTGCTCCGGACGGCCGTCGACGACCTGCACGCCCTGCTGCTGCGCGACCCGGGACACCCCTGCGACACCTACCTGGCGGCGGGCGCCCCCTGGCGCTGCGGCATGGCACCGGCCGAAGCGCTCGCCGCCGCCCGTATGACGCTTCCCCTCGGTACCCGGCTCGCAGCGGGCACGCTGCGCGCCCTCGCCCGCACCCAGCTCACCGGTCCGGGCACGCGGCAGGGGCTGATTCCCGGACCGCGGCGGGACGCGGGCGCCTTCCTCCCGCCGGCCTGCACGGGCACGGAGGCCACACTCCTGTTCCCCGTCCTGCTCGCCGAGGCCCGCCGCTGGGGACTCGCCGAGCGGGAGACCTCGGAGCTGCTGCCCGCGGCGGAGCGCTGCCTGGCATGGCTGCGGACCACCGTGGGCGACGGCACCTACCTGCCCGACCCGCCGCAGGGCGGACCGATCCGCTGCGAGACCCAGGCCCACGCCCACCGCGCGGCCGTGCTGGGCGCCGACCTGCTCGACGCCCACGGCAGACCGGGCGGCACGGAACTGCGGCAGTGGGCCGAGACCGCGCGGAGGGCGTTCCGCACGGACTTCTGGATCGAGGACCGCAGCGGCGGACGCCCGACCACGGCCCTCGCGCCGGGAGGCCGCCCCCTTCCGCACCTCGGCTCCACCACCGTGCACCTCCTCGACACCGGCCTCCTGGGTGGCGGCCGGTACGCCCCCGGACTGCTCGACCACGCCCAGACCCAACAGCTCGCCCGGCTCCTCGGCAGCCCGGCGATGGACGCGGGCTGGGGATTGCGAGGTCTGGGCGCCAAGGAGGCGGGACACAACCCGTTCGGCCACCGGACCGGAGCCGTGCGGGTCCACGAGACCGCGCTCGCGGTCGCCGGACTGGCCGCCGCCGGGTACGAGAAGGAGGCGGCGAACCTGCTCAGTGGCCTGGTGGACGCCGCCGAGCACTTCGGCCACCGGCTGCCGGAGATGTTCGCGGGGGAGCAGCGCTCCGCCGGTAGCGCTCCGCTGCCGCACCCGGCGGCCTGCCGACCTGCCGCCACCGCCGCCGCGTCGGCGATCCTCCTCCTCACCACGCTGGCGGGCATCCGGCCCGACGCACCCGCCCGCACCGTCACACTCCGCCCGGTGCGCAGTGCTCCCCTCGGCGAGATCGGCCTGACCGGGCTGCGGGTGGCGGAGGCGCCCTTCGCCGTGCGGGTCAGCAGACTCGGACTCGCGATGGTCGAGGAGGCGGCGGACGACCTGCAACTGGGAGTGTGA
- a CDS encoding DUF4192 domain-containing protein, translated as MTNHGETTGPFENGDILGREPLNERSAHDPQVTLRTPAELADALPYLLGYRPEDSIVLVALHDREGRGRFGGRARLGIPAATEDWDAAVRQLAQGLVTGSERRGAKPEQMVAYVCQEPGAGETGRDVMIRLRPLIALLRTQCGTLDAPVIEALCISDGRFWSYCCPTERCCPDDGTPMGLPGTSVLAAAATYAGIQVRGTLRELRARLLPWETGAALQQEIALDAAGMDLVPRILDDATRPGVAEETLELADRIIRRFTAAPPVPGAHRADIRDDELLGHDEAATLILGLQDRTTRDRAAAWMEGDEAGPALRLWRALARRCVGPYGEHAAAPLTLAGWVAWSGGDELEAREALAMALGADPDYLFARLLHQACNDGLDPESIRRCLRAERAERTAGKGCAPTAEPAQPDGSEQVRTAGTEPGQPDGSQQVRSHGTDPGQSAGTERTVPAPEDTRWPPPAESVPDSGSPATAEARPSERTSGTGGPRRRRRTRTAEGGDGASRPPRGEADRRRPAGSRTRTPATGPTRRGGERSGGTRTRAEGAPAHDAAATGGRREAEGDG; from the coding sequence ATGACGAATCACGGCGAAACCACCGGACCCTTCGAAAACGGCGACATCCTGGGACGAGAGCCGCTGAACGAGCGGTCCGCGCACGACCCCCAGGTCACCCTGCGCACCCCGGCCGAGCTGGCCGACGCCCTTCCCTACCTGCTCGGGTACCGGCCGGAGGACAGCATCGTGCTGGTCGCCCTGCACGACCGGGAGGGCCGCGGCCGGTTCGGCGGACGGGCCAGGCTCGGCATCCCCGCGGCCACCGAGGACTGGGATGCGGCCGTACGGCAACTGGCTCAGGGGCTGGTGACCGGCAGCGAGCGGCGCGGCGCGAAGCCGGAGCAGATGGTCGCCTACGTCTGCCAGGAACCGGGCGCCGGCGAGACGGGCCGGGACGTGATGATCAGGCTCAGGCCGCTCATCGCTCTGCTGCGCACGCAGTGCGGCACCCTCGACGCGCCGGTGATCGAGGCCCTGTGCATCTCGGACGGCCGCTTCTGGTCCTACTGCTGCCCGACCGAGCGCTGCTGCCCCGACGACGGGACGCCGATGGGCCTGCCGGGCACCTCGGTGCTGGCCGCCGCGGCAACCTACGCGGGGATCCAGGTGCGCGGCACGCTCCGCGAGCTACGGGCCAGGCTGCTGCCCTGGGAGACGGGCGCGGCCCTGCAACAGGAGATCGCCCTGGACGCGGCCGGCATGGACCTGGTGCCCCGCATCCTCGACGACGCCACCCGGCCCGGCGTGGCCGAGGAGACCCTCGAACTGGCCGATCGGATCATCCGCAGGTTCACCGCGGCACCACCGGTCCCCGGCGCGCACCGGGCCGACATCCGCGACGACGAACTGCTCGGCCACGACGAGGCGGCGACCCTCATCCTCGGGCTCCAGGACCGCACGACCCGCGACCGGGCGGCCGCCTGGATGGAGGGAGACGAGGCCGGCCCGGCCCTGCGGCTCTGGCGCGCCCTGGCCCGCCGCTGCGTCGGGCCCTACGGCGAGCACGCCGCCGCCCCGCTGACCCTGGCGGGCTGGGTCGCCTGGTCCGGCGGGGACGAACTGGAGGCCCGGGAAGCGCTCGCGATGGCACTGGGCGCGGACCCCGACTACCTCTTCGCCCGCCTCCTGCACCAGGCATGCAACGACGGCCTCGACCCCGAGTCCATCCGCCGGTGCCTGCGCGCGGAACGCGCGGAGCGGACAGCGGGCAAGGGGTGCGCGCCGACGGCGGAACCCGCACAACCGGACGGGTCGGAGCAGGTGCGGACGGCAGGCACGGAGCCGGGGCAGCCGGACGGGTCGCAGCAGGTGCGGTCCCACGGGACGGACCCGGGGCAGTCGGCAGGGACGGAGCGGACAGTACCGGCACCGGAAGACACCCGGTGGCCGCCCCCGGCCGAGAGCGTGCCGGACTCGGGATCACCCGCCACGGCGGAGGCTCGCCCATCGGAGCGGACCTCAGGGACCGGTGGCCCCCGGCGCCGTCGCCGCACGCGGACCGCCGAGGGCGGCGACGGCGCCTCCCGCCCGCCGCGTGGCGAGGCCGACCGGCGCCGGCCGGCCGGCTCCCGTACCCGGACGCCGGCCACCGGACCCACCCGCCGCGGAGGTGAACGGTCCGGCGGTACGCGCACGCGCGCCGAAGGCGCCCCGGCCCATGACGCCGCGGCGACCGGCGGCCGCCGCGAGGCCGAGGGGGACGGGTGA